From a single Callithrix jacchus isolate 240 chromosome 5, calJac240_pri, whole genome shotgun sequence genomic region:
- the KIF19 gene encoding kinesin-like protein KIF19 isoform X3: MKDSGDSKDQQLMVALRVRPISVAELEEGATLIAHKVDEQMVVLMDPMEDPDDILRAHRSREKSYLFDVAFDFTATQEMVYQATTKSLIEGVISGYNATVFAYGPTGCGKTYTMLGTDHEPGIYVRTLNDLFRAIEETSNDMEYEVSMSYLEIYNEMIRDLLNPSLGYLELREDSKGVIQVAGITEVSTINAKEIMQLLMKGNRQRTQEPTAANQTSSRSHAVLQVAVRQRSRVRNILQEVRQGRLFMIDLAGSERASQTQNRGQRMKEGAHINRSLLALGNCINALSDKGSNKYINYRDSKLTRLLKVKQNLLSVSYHIAQYTSIIADLRGEIQRLKCKIDQQAGRGQARGWQERGDIRHIQAEVQLHSGQSEQAGMGQLREQLVSAFQEQMDVRRRLLELENRDMEVQIDTSRHLLTIAGWKHEKSRRALKWREEQRKECYSKDDSEKDSDTGDDQPDILEPPEVATARESIAALVGEQKQLRKQKLALEQRCRELRARGRRLEETLPRRIGSEEQREVLSLLCRVHELEVENTEIQSHALLRDGALRHRREAVRRLEQHRSLCDEIIQGQRQIIDDYNLAVPQRLEELYEVYLRELEEGSLERATIMDQLASRALQGSSLPKITPAGTSLTPDSDLESVKTLSSDAQRLQNSTLPPLSTESEGHHVFKTGTGAWQAKSSSVPTPPPIQLGSLVTQEAPAQDCLGSWSNSSPDSSENLSEIPLSRKERKEILTGTKCISVKAARRRSRALGTRGRHLLAPATERSSLSLHSLSEGDDGRPPGPLACKRPPSPTLQHAASEDNLSSSTSEAPSRAVGHHGDGPGPWLRGQKKSPGKKREDSLEAKRRKRRSRSFEVTGQGLSRPKTHLLEPHQAERTSDHRMPAGSHPAPGLRHLGKVTLPLAKVKLPPSQNTGPGDSSPLAAPPNPAGGSRRATRGPRLPHSASTHGKDGCSRHN, from the exons ATGGTGGTTCTCATGGATCCCATGGAGGATCCCGACGACATCCTGCGGGCACATCGCTCCCGGGAGAAGTCCTACCTGTTCGACGTGGCCTTTGACTTCACTGCCACCCAG GAGATGGTGTATCAGGCCACCACCAAGAGCCTCATCGAAGGCGTCATCTCAGGCTACAATGCCACTGTCTTTGCCTATGGCCCCACAG GCTGTGGGAAAACCTACACCATGCTGGGCACAGATCACGAGCCTGGCATCTACGTTCGAACCCTCAATGACCTCTTCCGTGCCATCGAGGAGACCAGCAATGATATGGAGTATGAGGTGTCCATGTCCTACCTGGAG ATCTACAATGAGATGATCCGGGACCTGCTGAACCCCTCCCTGGGCTACCTGGAGCTGCGGGAGGACTCCAAGGGGGTTATCCAGGTGGCCGGCATCACTGAAGTCTCCACCATCAATGCCAAGGAG aTCATGCAGCTGCTGATGAAGGGGAACCGGCAGAGGACCCAGGAGCCCACGGCCGCCAACCAGACGTCCTCCCGCTCCCATGCAGTGCTGCAGGTGGCCGTGCGCCAGCGCAGCCGGGTCAGGAACATCTTGCAGGAGGTGCGGCAGGGCCGCCTGTTCATGATCGACCTGGCTGGCTCGGAGCGCGCCTCCCAG ACACAGAATCGTGGGCAGCGCATGAAGGAGGGGGCCCACATCAACCGCTCACTGCTGGCTCTGGGTAACTGCATCAACGCCCTGAGTGACAAAGGCAGCAACAAGTACATCAACTATCGCGACAGCAAGCTCACCCGGCTCCTGAAG GTGAAACAGAACCTGCTGAGCGTCTCCTACCACATCGCCCAGTACACCAGCATCATCGCTGACCTGCGAGGCGAGATTCAGAGACTCAAGTGCAAGATCGACCAGCAGGCTGGGCGGGGCCAGGCCCGGGGCTGGCAGGAACGGGGTGACATCCGCCACATCCAAG CCGAGGTCCAGCTGCACAGCGGGCAGAGTGAGCAGGCCGGCATGGGACAGCTTCGGGAGCAGCTCGTCAGCGCCTTCCAGGAGCAGATGGATGTGCGCAGGCGCCTGCTGGAGCTGGAGAACCGAGACATGGAAGTCCAGATTGACACCTCCCGACACCTCCTCACCATTGCTGG CTGGAAGCATGAGAAGTCCCGCCGGGCCCTCAAATGGCGGGAGGAGCAGCGGAAGGAGTGTTACAGTAAGGACGACAGCGAGAAGGACTCAGACACAGGCGATGACCAGCCAGACATCCTGGAGCCACCCGAGGTGGCCACAGCCCGGGAGAGCATTGCAGCCCTGGTGGGGGAGCAGAAGCAGCTTCGAAAGCAGAAG CTGGCGCTGGAGCAGCGCTGCCGGGAACTGCGTGCACGGGGCCGGCGCCTGGAGGAGACACTGCCGCGGCGCATCGGCTCGGAGGAGCAGCGCGAGGTGCTCAGCCTGCTGTGCCGCGTGCATGAGCTGGAGGTGGAGAACACCGAGATACAGTCGCACGCGCTGCTCCGGGACGGCGCGCTCCGCCACCGCCGCGAAGCCGTGCGCCGCCTGGAGCAGCACCGCAGCCTCTGCGACGAGATCATCCAGGGCCAGCGGCAGATCATCGACG ACTACAACCTGGCCGTCCCACAGCGCCTGGAGGAGCTCTACGAAGTGTACCTGCGGGAGCTGGAGGAGGGCAGCCTGGAGCGGGCCACCATTATGGACCAACTGGCCTCCAGGGCCCTGCAG GGCAGCTCCTTGCCCAAAATTACCCCAGCAGGAACCTCGCTGACCCCGGATTCTGACCTGGAGAGTGTGAAGACATTGAGCTCTGATGCCCAGCGCTTGCAGAACAGCACCCTCCCTCCCCTCAGCACAGAGAG TGAAGGCCACCACGTGTTCAAGACTGGTACTGGGGCCTGGCAGGCAAAAAGCTCCTCTGTGCCCACCCCACCTCCCATCCAGCTCGGCAGCCTGGTGACCCAGGAG GCCCCCGCTCAGGACTGCCTGGGCAGCTGGAGCAACTCTTCGCCCGACAGCAGCGAGAACCTATCAGAGATCCCCTTGTCCCGCAAAG agaggaaggagatCCTGACTGGCACAAAGTGCATCTCGGTGAAGGCTGCCCGGCGGCGCTCGCGGGCTCTGGGCACCAGGGGACGACACCTGCTGGCACCCGCGACAGAGCGCAGTAGCTTGTCCTTGCACTCTCTGAGTGAGGGTGACGATGGGCGGCCACCAGGCCCGCTGGCCTGCAAGCGTCCGCCAAGCCCCACGCTGCAGCACGCTGCCAGTGAGGACAACCTTTCCAGCAGCACAAGCGAGGCCCCATCCCGGGCTGTCGGGCATCATGGGGATGGCCCCGGGCCCTGGTTGCGTGGCCAGAAGAAAAGCCCGGGCAAGAAAAGGGAAGACTCACTGGAGGCAAAAAGAAGGAAGCGGAGGTCTCGATCCTTTGAGGTCACTGGGCAAGGA CTCTCCCGTCCCAAGACACACCTCCTGGAGCCCCATCAGGCAGAACGCACCTCAGACCACAGGATGCCAGCAGGCAGCCACCCAGCCCCTGGCCTCAGGCATCTTGGAAAGGTCACACTACCTTTGGCCAAAGTCAAACTCCCTCCAAGCCAGAACACGG GCCCTGGGGACTCCTCACCCCTGGCTGCTCCCCCCAATCCAGCTGGTGGTTCTCGACGGGCTACCCGTGGACCTCGCCTGCCCCACAGCGCAAGCACCCATGGCAAAGATGGATGCTCCCGGCATAATTGA
- the KIF19 gene encoding kinesin-like protein KIF19 isoform X2 — protein MDSGSGTYLQWDLGPGLQPLASPILCPGAEMVVLMDPMEDPDDILRAHRSREKSYLFDVAFDFTATQEMVYQATTKSLIEGVISGYNATVFAYGPTGCGKTYTMLGTDHEPGIYVRTLNDLFRAIEETSNDMEYEVSMSYLEIYNEMIRDLLNPSLGYLELREDSKGVIQVAGITEVSTINAKEIMQLLMKGNRQRTQEPTAANQTSSRSHAVLQVAVRQRSRVRNILQEVRQGRLFMIDLAGSERASQTQNRGQRMKEGAHINRSLLALGNCINALSDKGSNKYINYRDSKLTRLLKDSLGGNSRTVMIAHISPASSAFEESRNTLTYAGRAKNIKTKVKQNLLSVSYHIAQYTSIIADLRGEIQRLKCKIDQQAGRGQARGWQERGDIRHIQAEVQLHSGQSEQAGMGQLREQLVSAFQEQMDVRRRLLELENRDMEVQIDTSRHLLTIAGWKHEKSRRALKWREEQRKECYSKDDSEKDSDTGDDQPDILEPPEVATARESIAALVGEQKQLRKQKLALEQRCRELRARGRRLEETLPRRIGSEEQREVLSLLCRVHELEVENTEIQSHALLRDGALRHRREAVRRLEQHRSLCDEIIQGQRQIIDDYNLAVPQRLEELYEVYLRELEEGSLERATIMDQLASRALQGSSLPKITPAGTSLTPDSDLESVKTLSSDAQRLQNSTLPPLSTESEGHHVFKTGTGAWQAKSSSVPTPPPIQLGSLVTQEAPAQDCLGSWSNSSPDSSENLSEIPLSRKERKEILTGTKCISVKAARRRSRALGTRGRHLLAPATERSSLSLHSLSEGDDGRPPGPLACKRPPSPTLQHAASEDNLSSSTSEAPSRAVGHHGDGPGPWLRGQKKSPGKKREDSLEAKRRKRRSRSFEVTGQGLSRPKTHLLEPHQAERTSDHRMPAGSHPAPGLRHLGKVTLPLAKVKLPPSQNTGPGDSSPLAAPPNPAGGSRRATRGPRLPHSASTHGKDGCSRHN, from the exons ATGGACTCTGGCTCTGGGACCTACCTCCAGTGGGACCTGGGCCCTGGACTCCAGCCTCTGGCCTCTCCCATCCTTTGCCCAGGAGCTGAG ATGGTGGTTCTCATGGATCCCATGGAGGATCCCGACGACATCCTGCGGGCACATCGCTCCCGGGAGAAGTCCTACCTGTTCGACGTGGCCTTTGACTTCACTGCCACCCAG GAGATGGTGTATCAGGCCACCACCAAGAGCCTCATCGAAGGCGTCATCTCAGGCTACAATGCCACTGTCTTTGCCTATGGCCCCACAG GCTGTGGGAAAACCTACACCATGCTGGGCACAGATCACGAGCCTGGCATCTACGTTCGAACCCTCAATGACCTCTTCCGTGCCATCGAGGAGACCAGCAATGATATGGAGTATGAGGTGTCCATGTCCTACCTGGAG ATCTACAATGAGATGATCCGGGACCTGCTGAACCCCTCCCTGGGCTACCTGGAGCTGCGGGAGGACTCCAAGGGGGTTATCCAGGTGGCCGGCATCACTGAAGTCTCCACCATCAATGCCAAGGAG aTCATGCAGCTGCTGATGAAGGGGAACCGGCAGAGGACCCAGGAGCCCACGGCCGCCAACCAGACGTCCTCCCGCTCCCATGCAGTGCTGCAGGTGGCCGTGCGCCAGCGCAGCCGGGTCAGGAACATCTTGCAGGAGGTGCGGCAGGGCCGCCTGTTCATGATCGACCTGGCTGGCTCGGAGCGCGCCTCCCAG ACACAGAATCGTGGGCAGCGCATGAAGGAGGGGGCCCACATCAACCGCTCACTGCTGGCTCTGGGTAACTGCATCAACGCCCTGAGTGACAAAGGCAGCAACAAGTACATCAACTATCGCGACAGCAAGCTCACCCGGCTCCTGAAG GACTCCCTGGGGGGAAACAGCCGCACAGTGATGATCGCTCACATCAGCCCTGCGAGCAGTGCCTTCGAGGAGTCCCGGAACACCCTGACCTACGCCGGCCGGGCCAAGAACATTAAGACTAAG GTGAAACAGAACCTGCTGAGCGTCTCCTACCACATCGCCCAGTACACCAGCATCATCGCTGACCTGCGAGGCGAGATTCAGAGACTCAAGTGCAAGATCGACCAGCAGGCTGGGCGGGGCCAGGCCCGGGGCTGGCAGGAACGGGGTGACATCCGCCACATCCAAG CCGAGGTCCAGCTGCACAGCGGGCAGAGTGAGCAGGCCGGCATGGGACAGCTTCGGGAGCAGCTCGTCAGCGCCTTCCAGGAGCAGATGGATGTGCGCAGGCGCCTGCTGGAGCTGGAGAACCGAGACATGGAAGTCCAGATTGACACCTCCCGACACCTCCTCACCATTGCTGG CTGGAAGCATGAGAAGTCCCGCCGGGCCCTCAAATGGCGGGAGGAGCAGCGGAAGGAGTGTTACAGTAAGGACGACAGCGAGAAGGACTCAGACACAGGCGATGACCAGCCAGACATCCTGGAGCCACCCGAGGTGGCCACAGCCCGGGAGAGCATTGCAGCCCTGGTGGGGGAGCAGAAGCAGCTTCGAAAGCAGAAG CTGGCGCTGGAGCAGCGCTGCCGGGAACTGCGTGCACGGGGCCGGCGCCTGGAGGAGACACTGCCGCGGCGCATCGGCTCGGAGGAGCAGCGCGAGGTGCTCAGCCTGCTGTGCCGCGTGCATGAGCTGGAGGTGGAGAACACCGAGATACAGTCGCACGCGCTGCTCCGGGACGGCGCGCTCCGCCACCGCCGCGAAGCCGTGCGCCGCCTGGAGCAGCACCGCAGCCTCTGCGACGAGATCATCCAGGGCCAGCGGCAGATCATCGACG ACTACAACCTGGCCGTCCCACAGCGCCTGGAGGAGCTCTACGAAGTGTACCTGCGGGAGCTGGAGGAGGGCAGCCTGGAGCGGGCCACCATTATGGACCAACTGGCCTCCAGGGCCCTGCAG GGCAGCTCCTTGCCCAAAATTACCCCAGCAGGAACCTCGCTGACCCCGGATTCTGACCTGGAGAGTGTGAAGACATTGAGCTCTGATGCCCAGCGCTTGCAGAACAGCACCCTCCCTCCCCTCAGCACAGAGAG TGAAGGCCACCACGTGTTCAAGACTGGTACTGGGGCCTGGCAGGCAAAAAGCTCCTCTGTGCCCACCCCACCTCCCATCCAGCTCGGCAGCCTGGTGACCCAGGAG GCCCCCGCTCAGGACTGCCTGGGCAGCTGGAGCAACTCTTCGCCCGACAGCAGCGAGAACCTATCAGAGATCCCCTTGTCCCGCAAAG agaggaaggagatCCTGACTGGCACAAAGTGCATCTCGGTGAAGGCTGCCCGGCGGCGCTCGCGGGCTCTGGGCACCAGGGGACGACACCTGCTGGCACCCGCGACAGAGCGCAGTAGCTTGTCCTTGCACTCTCTGAGTGAGGGTGACGATGGGCGGCCACCAGGCCCGCTGGCCTGCAAGCGTCCGCCAAGCCCCACGCTGCAGCACGCTGCCAGTGAGGACAACCTTTCCAGCAGCACAAGCGAGGCCCCATCCCGGGCTGTCGGGCATCATGGGGATGGCCCCGGGCCCTGGTTGCGTGGCCAGAAGAAAAGCCCGGGCAAGAAAAGGGAAGACTCACTGGAGGCAAAAAGAAGGAAGCGGAGGTCTCGATCCTTTGAGGTCACTGGGCAAGGA CTCTCCCGTCCCAAGACACACCTCCTGGAGCCCCATCAGGCAGAACGCACCTCAGACCACAGGATGCCAGCAGGCAGCCACCCAGCCCCTGGCCTCAGGCATCTTGGAAAGGTCACACTACCTTTGGCCAAAGTCAAACTCCCTCCAAGCCAGAACACGG GCCCTGGGGACTCCTCACCCCTGGCTGCTCCCCCCAATCCAGCTGGTGGTTCTCGACGGGCTACCCGTGGACCTCGCCTGCCCCACAGCGCAAGCACCCATGGCAAAGATGGATGCTCCCGGCATAATTGA
- the KIF19 gene encoding kinesin-like protein KIF19 isoform X1, protein MKDSGDSKDQQLMVALRVRPISVAELEEGATLIAHKVDEQMVVLMDPMEDPDDILRAHRSREKSYLFDVAFDFTATQEMVYQATTKSLIEGVISGYNATVFAYGPTGCGKTYTMLGTDHEPGIYVRTLNDLFRAIEETSNDMEYEVSMSYLEIYNEMIRDLLNPSLGYLELREDSKGVIQVAGITEVSTINAKEIMQLLMKGNRQRTQEPTAANQTSSRSHAVLQVAVRQRSRVRNILQEVRQGRLFMIDLAGSERASQTQNRGQRMKEGAHINRSLLALGNCINALSDKGSNKYINYRDSKLTRLLKDSLGGNSRTVMIAHISPASSAFEESRNTLTYAGRAKNIKTKVKQNLLSVSYHIAQYTSIIADLRGEIQRLKCKIDQQAGRGQARGWQERGDIRHIQAEVQLHSGQSEQAGMGQLREQLVSAFQEQMDVRRRLLELENRDMEVQIDTSRHLLTIAGWKHEKSRRALKWREEQRKECYSKDDSEKDSDTGDDQPDILEPPEVATARESIAALVGEQKQLRKQKLALEQRCRELRARGRRLEETLPRRIGSEEQREVLSLLCRVHELEVENTEIQSHALLRDGALRHRREAVRRLEQHRSLCDEIIQGQRQIIDDYNLAVPQRLEELYEVYLRELEEGSLERATIMDQLASRALQGSSLPKITPAGTSLTPDSDLESVKTLSSDAQRLQNSTLPPLSTESEGHHVFKTGTGAWQAKSSSVPTPPPIQLGSLVTQEAPAQDCLGSWSNSSPDSSENLSEIPLSRKERKEILTGTKCISVKAARRRSRALGTRGRHLLAPATERSSLSLHSLSEGDDGRPPGPLACKRPPSPTLQHAASEDNLSSSTSEAPSRAVGHHGDGPGPWLRGQKKSPGKKREDSLEAKRRKRRSRSFEVTGQGLSRPKTHLLEPHQAERTSDHRMPAGSHPAPGLRHLGKVTLPLAKVKLPPSQNTGPGDSSPLAAPPNPAGGSRRATRGPRLPHSASTHGKDGCSRHN, encoded by the exons ATGGTGGTTCTCATGGATCCCATGGAGGATCCCGACGACATCCTGCGGGCACATCGCTCCCGGGAGAAGTCCTACCTGTTCGACGTGGCCTTTGACTTCACTGCCACCCAG GAGATGGTGTATCAGGCCACCACCAAGAGCCTCATCGAAGGCGTCATCTCAGGCTACAATGCCACTGTCTTTGCCTATGGCCCCACAG GCTGTGGGAAAACCTACACCATGCTGGGCACAGATCACGAGCCTGGCATCTACGTTCGAACCCTCAATGACCTCTTCCGTGCCATCGAGGAGACCAGCAATGATATGGAGTATGAGGTGTCCATGTCCTACCTGGAG ATCTACAATGAGATGATCCGGGACCTGCTGAACCCCTCCCTGGGCTACCTGGAGCTGCGGGAGGACTCCAAGGGGGTTATCCAGGTGGCCGGCATCACTGAAGTCTCCACCATCAATGCCAAGGAG aTCATGCAGCTGCTGATGAAGGGGAACCGGCAGAGGACCCAGGAGCCCACGGCCGCCAACCAGACGTCCTCCCGCTCCCATGCAGTGCTGCAGGTGGCCGTGCGCCAGCGCAGCCGGGTCAGGAACATCTTGCAGGAGGTGCGGCAGGGCCGCCTGTTCATGATCGACCTGGCTGGCTCGGAGCGCGCCTCCCAG ACACAGAATCGTGGGCAGCGCATGAAGGAGGGGGCCCACATCAACCGCTCACTGCTGGCTCTGGGTAACTGCATCAACGCCCTGAGTGACAAAGGCAGCAACAAGTACATCAACTATCGCGACAGCAAGCTCACCCGGCTCCTGAAG GACTCCCTGGGGGGAAACAGCCGCACAGTGATGATCGCTCACATCAGCCCTGCGAGCAGTGCCTTCGAGGAGTCCCGGAACACCCTGACCTACGCCGGCCGGGCCAAGAACATTAAGACTAAG GTGAAACAGAACCTGCTGAGCGTCTCCTACCACATCGCCCAGTACACCAGCATCATCGCTGACCTGCGAGGCGAGATTCAGAGACTCAAGTGCAAGATCGACCAGCAGGCTGGGCGGGGCCAGGCCCGGGGCTGGCAGGAACGGGGTGACATCCGCCACATCCAAG CCGAGGTCCAGCTGCACAGCGGGCAGAGTGAGCAGGCCGGCATGGGACAGCTTCGGGAGCAGCTCGTCAGCGCCTTCCAGGAGCAGATGGATGTGCGCAGGCGCCTGCTGGAGCTGGAGAACCGAGACATGGAAGTCCAGATTGACACCTCCCGACACCTCCTCACCATTGCTGG CTGGAAGCATGAGAAGTCCCGCCGGGCCCTCAAATGGCGGGAGGAGCAGCGGAAGGAGTGTTACAGTAAGGACGACAGCGAGAAGGACTCAGACACAGGCGATGACCAGCCAGACATCCTGGAGCCACCCGAGGTGGCCACAGCCCGGGAGAGCATTGCAGCCCTGGTGGGGGAGCAGAAGCAGCTTCGAAAGCAGAAG CTGGCGCTGGAGCAGCGCTGCCGGGAACTGCGTGCACGGGGCCGGCGCCTGGAGGAGACACTGCCGCGGCGCATCGGCTCGGAGGAGCAGCGCGAGGTGCTCAGCCTGCTGTGCCGCGTGCATGAGCTGGAGGTGGAGAACACCGAGATACAGTCGCACGCGCTGCTCCGGGACGGCGCGCTCCGCCACCGCCGCGAAGCCGTGCGCCGCCTGGAGCAGCACCGCAGCCTCTGCGACGAGATCATCCAGGGCCAGCGGCAGATCATCGACG ACTACAACCTGGCCGTCCCACAGCGCCTGGAGGAGCTCTACGAAGTGTACCTGCGGGAGCTGGAGGAGGGCAGCCTGGAGCGGGCCACCATTATGGACCAACTGGCCTCCAGGGCCCTGCAG GGCAGCTCCTTGCCCAAAATTACCCCAGCAGGAACCTCGCTGACCCCGGATTCTGACCTGGAGAGTGTGAAGACATTGAGCTCTGATGCCCAGCGCTTGCAGAACAGCACCCTCCCTCCCCTCAGCACAGAGAG TGAAGGCCACCACGTGTTCAAGACTGGTACTGGGGCCTGGCAGGCAAAAAGCTCCTCTGTGCCCACCCCACCTCCCATCCAGCTCGGCAGCCTGGTGACCCAGGAG GCCCCCGCTCAGGACTGCCTGGGCAGCTGGAGCAACTCTTCGCCCGACAGCAGCGAGAACCTATCAGAGATCCCCTTGTCCCGCAAAG agaggaaggagatCCTGACTGGCACAAAGTGCATCTCGGTGAAGGCTGCCCGGCGGCGCTCGCGGGCTCTGGGCACCAGGGGACGACACCTGCTGGCACCCGCGACAGAGCGCAGTAGCTTGTCCTTGCACTCTCTGAGTGAGGGTGACGATGGGCGGCCACCAGGCCCGCTGGCCTGCAAGCGTCCGCCAAGCCCCACGCTGCAGCACGCTGCCAGTGAGGACAACCTTTCCAGCAGCACAAGCGAGGCCCCATCCCGGGCTGTCGGGCATCATGGGGATGGCCCCGGGCCCTGGTTGCGTGGCCAGAAGAAAAGCCCGGGCAAGAAAAGGGAAGACTCACTGGAGGCAAAAAGAAGGAAGCGGAGGTCTCGATCCTTTGAGGTCACTGGGCAAGGA CTCTCCCGTCCCAAGACACACCTCCTGGAGCCCCATCAGGCAGAACGCACCTCAGACCACAGGATGCCAGCAGGCAGCCACCCAGCCCCTGGCCTCAGGCATCTTGGAAAGGTCACACTACCTTTGGCCAAAGTCAAACTCCCTCCAAGCCAGAACACGG GCCCTGGGGACTCCTCACCCCTGGCTGCTCCCCCCAATCCAGCTGGTGGTTCTCGACGGGCTACCCGTGGACCTCGCCTGCCCCACAGCGCAAGCACCCATGGCAAAGATGGATGCTCCCGGCATAATTGA